One Buchnera aphidicola (Aphis glycines) genomic window, AAAATAATATTCTTTTAACTTATTAATAGAATAAAAATTTTATTTTTTATAATTTCTTTATATTTAAGATAAAATATTTTTATATTGTAAAATTATATTATAAAAATATTAATATTTTTGATTAAAATTTTTAATATAATTTCTATTATCATGCTAATTTAGTATCTAGTATATTTATGAAAAAAATTAAACATAAAATTAATAAATTACGTAAAGCAATTTTGAAATATGATTATTTTTATCATACTTTAGATCAACCGATTGTTTCTGATGCAGAGTATGATTACTTATTAAATCAACTATATAATTTAGAATTAAAACATAAACAGTTTATTACGTTTGATTCACCGACTCAGAAAGTAGGTGCAAATGTGCTGAACAAGTTTAAAAAGGTAGCGCATTTTTTTCCTATGTTATCTTTAGAAAACACATTTGATTTAAATGGATATTTAAAATTTGAAAATAGAATTCAGAAAAAATGCATAATTAATTCTACAATAAATTTTTGTTGCGAGTTAAAAATTGATGGAGTAGCAGTGAGTTTAATTTATGAAGAAGGGAATTTAATTCGAGCTGCAACTCGAGGTGATGGTTTTTTTGGGGAAAATATTACAGAAAATGTAAAAACAATTAAATCTATTCCATTAAAATTAAATGGATTTAATATACCAAAAAGATTGGAAATACGTGGTGAAGTTTTTATGTTAAAATCTGATTTTTTTGAGTTAAATACTCAATCTGATACAGGTAAAAAAAAGTTTTTTTCTAATCCTAGAAACGCAGCTTCTGGATCTTTAAGGCAAATTGATTCTAAAATTACAGCTCAAAGAAAATTGATGTTTTTTTGTCATGGATTTAATTTTTTTAAGGAAATAGATATTTTTAAAACTCATTATGATGTGTTGATGCAATTAAAAAGTTGGGGCATACCAGTTAATAAAGAGACATTAATTTGTTCTAATCATTTAGAAATATTAAATTATTATAGAAAGTGTGAAAAAAATCGTGCATCATTTGATTTTGATATAGATGGTATTGTTATAAAATTAAATTCGCTTGATTTGCAAAAAAAAATAGGATGTAATAGTAAATCGCCAAGATGGGCTATTGCTTTTAAATTCTTTTCTAAAGAAGCAATTACTAAATTATATGATGTAAAATTTGAAGTAGGAAGAACTGGAATTATCACACCAGTAGCTTATTTTAATCCCGTTTATATTTCGGGAGTATTAATTAAAAAAGCATCTTTATATAATCACAGCGAAATTAATAGATTAAATCTACATTTTAACGATTATATTGTTATCAAGCGTTCCGGAGATGTCATTCCTAAAGTTATAAGTGTAATTATAAAAAAGCGTTCTGAAAATGCAAAAAAAGTATTTTTTCCAATTTATTGCCCAGTATGTAATTCAGAACTATTTTCAAACAAAGAAGAAAAAATAATCCGTTGCCTATCTGGATTAATATGTGATGCACAGAAAAAAAAATTATTTTATCATTTCTTTTCTAAAAATGCATTAGATGCTAACGGATTAGGCCCTAAAGTTATTGATAAATTAATTCAAAAAAAATTTGTTTTAAATTTAATAGATTTTTTTTATCTTAAAAAAGAACAAATCAAAAATTTATCTAATATAGGTGAAAAAAAAAGCGTTAAAATAATTGAAACCATAGTTAAATCTAAGAAAACTACTATGAATCGTTTTATTTATTCTTTAGGAATTTTTTCTGTAGGTGAAATGATATCTCAAAAATTATCTAATTATTTTATTTGTTTGGATAATTTCATTAATGCTTCTCGGAAAGAATTACAATCAATAGATGGAATTGGAAAAGTAGTTGCTAATAATATATTTAATTATTTTTCTATTTCTGAAAATCGAAAATTAGTAGATAAACTGATAGAAATATTAGACATTATTCCATATCATGATACATCTTGTAAAAAAAATAATATATTCAATAAAAATATTGTTATAACAGGTAAATTTAAAGAATTTTCCAGAATCAAACTAAAACAAATTCTAACTACATTAGGTGCTCGCATTAGTAATAAAATTTCTAAAAAAACAGATTTATTGATATTTGGTAAAAAATTTGGTAGTAAGTTTTTTGAGGCAAATAAATTAAATATTAAGATGATTAGTGAAGAAGAGTTAAATTCTTTAATTAAAAAAGAACGCTAATTGTATTTTTGGGTCGTGCAGGATTTGAACCTGCGACCAATTGATTAAAAGTCAACTGCTCTACCAACTGAGCTAACGACCCAAATTTTTTCTGGGTGATGACGGACTCGAACCGCCGACTTCCTCCGTGTAAAGGAGGAGCTCTACCAACTGAGCTAATCACCCTTCAATAACCTATATTGTAAAGATAAGAAAAATAGAGTCAATCTTTTTTTTTAAAAGATTATTTGTTTGTTGTAATTTTAATCGTTATGATGAAATAATTATCTATATTTATTACTATAAAATTTATTTTCAAAGTTTATATAGATATTTTAAAATATTTCAAGGAACATATGAAAGTTAAAACTCGTTTCGCACCTAGTCCTACTGGGGATTTACATATCGGAAGTATACGTACAGCTTTATATTCTTGGTTATTTGCGCGTCGTTATAATGGAAAGTTTATACTTCGTATAGAAGACACTGATTGTGAAAGATCTAAATCATTATCAGTTCAGTCTATTTTAAAAGGATTGAAATGGTTAGGGTTGAATTGGGATGAAGGTCCTTACTTTCAAACTCAACGATTAGATCGTTATAAAGAACTAATAGAAATTATGTTAAATACAGGTAATGCTTATAAATGCTATTGCTCTCAAAAGGAAATAGAAAAACAGCGTTTTAAACAAATTTCTGAAGGAAAAAAACCACGTTATACTAGAGTTTGTAGAAACTTAAAAATTAAACATGTTAGTAAAAAATATGTAGTTCGGTTTAAAAATCCTACTTCTGGAAAAGTTACTTTTGAAGATAAAATTAGAGGAAAAATTATCTTTGATAATATAGAGTTAGATGATCTTATAATTCAACGTTCTAATGGAATACCAACTTATAATTTTTGCGTTGTCGTCGATGATTTAGATATGAATATTACACATGTCATTCGCGGAGAAGACCATATTAATAATACACCTCGTCAAATAAATATTTTAAAATCTTTAAATGCACAGATACCTATTTATGCTCATGTCTCTATGATACTCAATGAAAATGGAAAAAAATTTTCTAAAAGAGATAACTCAGAAAATATTATTGCATACTATAAAAAAGGTTTTTTACCAGAAGCATTAATCAACTATATAATAAGATTAGGTTGGTCTCATGGCGATCAAGAAATCTTTAGTTTTTCCGAATTAAAAAAGTTATTTAATTTAGATTCTATTAATAAATCTTCTAGTTCTTTTAGCATTAAAAAACTTTTATGGTTAAATAAGTATTACATCAATAATTTACCAGTAAATCATATTGCTAATGTCTTAAAAGATTACATGAAAAATGAAAATATCAATATAGAAAAAGGACCTAATTTAAAATTTTTATTAAATTTATATAAACATCGTTTTCATACTCTGCAAGATATGGTATCTAGTTTTAGATTGTTTTATGAAGAATTTGAATCTTTTGATCTACAATCTGCTGATGAATATTTAATTTCGAACAATATTTATATATTAAAAAAAATTTTTAATAGAATAAAAAATTTATCTTTTTGGAAAATTGAAATGTTAACTGAAGTGATCAATAATCAAGCTACAACATTAAATATAGATTTAAAAAAAATAAATATGTTGTTACGAGTTGTATTAACAGGAAAAAAGTATTCCCCTAATATAAGTTCGGTTATGTTTTTACTTGGTAAAGAAAAAACTTTATTAAGATTAAAAAAAGCGATAATTTTTATAAAAAATAAAATTTATATACAATCTTAAATAAGATATTTATTTTCAAATCAAATGTTAATTAAGATAACAATGTTTTATTGAAAAATCAATTGACAGAGTTCATGTGTTTTTATATTGTAATAATTTTGGGGTTATAGCTCAGTAGGTAGAGCATTTGCATGGCATGCAAAATGTCAGCGGTTCGATTCCGCTTAGCTCCAAAAAGTTTAAATAATCTTCAAAATTTCCGTTTTTATACAGTTTTAATATAATTTATAGATACTTTATAGCGCTGTGCGAAATATAATTAGGCACAGCATTTTAAGTTAAATCTGTTGATTCATTATTTCTTTATAAGCTGATATAAATTTATTTCTAATTTGAATAGCTAATTGTATAGAAATAGAAGATTTTTGTAAATTTATCATTACATCATTTAAAGAGATAGAAGATGGATTTAATTCAAACTTTTCAATATTTTTTTGTGCACGATTTTGAATATTATTCACTTCACCTAATGCTTTTTGAAAAAATTGAGCAAAATTGTTAGATTCTTGAATATTGTTTTGATTGTTTTTTTCGTCTTTATTTAAAAAATTAATTTTGGTATAAATATTTTCGTTATGCATGTTATCAATAAACATATCTTCCTCTAAAATTATTATTATAACTTTTAAAATAATATCATATTTTTTACAAGATAAATATTTTATGCTATAGATAATTTATCAGCAAATGTTTTTATTTCAAGTAAAATTTAGTTGTTGTTTAATTACAATTCAGATTGTCTACTAGATTAGGAAGATGTTATGAATTTTAGTGCTATAGAAGAATCAATTTCAGAAGAGAAAAAAAAATTTATTAATTTTTTATCTTATTTTTTTAAAAATGCACGTGTTTTAATAATTTTATTAGTAATAGCAGTTATTGCTACTATTTCTATTTCAGTATGGAGGAAATCTTCTGATTATCAAGTTTTGTACAGTAATTTATCTTCTGAAGATGGAGCATCTGTTATTAGTTATTTAAATCAAATGAAAATTCCTTATCAGTTTTCTGAAAGTTCTGGGAAATTATTAGTTCCAAAAAATCAAATTT contains:
- the ligA gene encoding NAD-dependent DNA ligase LigA, producing the protein MKKIKHKINKLRKAILKYDYFYHTLDQPIVSDAEYDYLLNQLYNLELKHKQFITFDSPTQKVGANVLNKFKKVAHFFPMLSLENTFDLNGYLKFENRIQKKCIINSTINFCCELKIDGVAVSLIYEEGNLIRAATRGDGFFGENITENVKTIKSIPLKLNGFNIPKRLEIRGEVFMLKSDFFELNTQSDTGKKKFFSNPRNAASGSLRQIDSKITAQRKLMFFCHGFNFFKEIDIFKTHYDVLMQLKSWGIPVNKETLICSNHLEILNYYRKCEKNRASFDFDIDGIVIKLNSLDLQKKIGCNSKSPRWAIAFKFFSKEAITKLYDVKFEVGRTGIITPVAYFNPVYISGVLIKKASLYNHSEINRLNLHFNDYIVIKRSGDVIPKVISVIIKKRSENAKKVFFPIYCPVCNSELFSNKEEKIIRCLSGLICDAQKKKLFYHFFSKNALDANGLGPKVIDKLIQKKFVLNLIDFFYLKKEQIKNLSNIGEKKSVKIIETIVKSKKTTMNRFIYSLGIFSVGEMISQKLSNYFICLDNFINASRKELQSIDGIGKVVANNIFNYFSISENRKLVDKLIEILDIIPYHDTSCKKNNIFNKNIVITGKFKEFSRIKLKQILTTLGARISNKISKKTDLLIFGKKFGSKFFEANKLNIKMISEEELNSLIKKER
- the gltX gene encoding glutamate--tRNA ligase, with amino-acid sequence MKVKTRFAPSPTGDLHIGSIRTALYSWLFARRYNGKFILRIEDTDCERSKSLSVQSILKGLKWLGLNWDEGPYFQTQRLDRYKELIEIMLNTGNAYKCYCSQKEIEKQRFKQISEGKKPRYTRVCRNLKIKHVSKKYVVRFKNPTSGKVTFEDKIRGKIIFDNIELDDLIIQRSNGIPTYNFCVVVDDLDMNITHVIRGEDHINNTPRQINILKSLNAQIPIYAHVSMILNENGKKFSKRDNSENIIAYYKKGFLPEALINYIIRLGWSHGDQEIFSFSELKKLFNLDSINKSSSSFSIKKLLWLNKYYINNLPVNHIANVLKDYMKNENINIEKGPNLKFLLNLYKHRFHTLQDMVSSFRLFYEEFESFDLQSADEYLISNNIYILKKIFNRIKNLSFWKIEMLTEVINNQATTLNIDLKKINMLLRVVLTGKKYSPNISSVMFLLGKEKTLLRLKKAIIFIKNKIYIQS
- the fliE gene encoding flagellar hook-basal body complex protein FliE, translated to MFIDNMHNENIYTKINFLNKDEKNNQNNIQESNNFAQFFQKALGEVNNIQNRAQKNIEKFELNPSSISLNDVMINLQKSSISIQLAIQIRNKFISAYKEIMNQQI